One window of the Benincasa hispida cultivar B227 chromosome 3, ASM972705v1, whole genome shotgun sequence genome contains the following:
- the LOC120073363 gene encoding uncharacterized protein At1g65710-like — translation MGACLSKKKKTLPSVSSTTVPPAPDPTSCNGCKPIIPMSQPPTIDVKLKTCNETGEGNGEGKEERSEYPVKKEVFVIKHRKSHDGRDKNGASLLPPPQEVNGLVFSAATPTVSSSSCEILESGAVGENLKVGLVRTSSCTKEEVDAILIQCGRLSRSSSAKGNGRKYSGSKRSYDFDHGDRDGVNSGNFGDEDEDGRNLNSVEVDDDGTPVEKCHHQRQRHRQSPRRSSSQGRRRTPSRERDQNQRSSSRERRVSRSPGRRSAEPSASNGSNYTSNVNGNANNSGVLNRPAKMVSVPATVSHIEMDKNNNVNGGCGGNELATVTAVKRISVKRNVGEATAMAGSRVASSPRSQSPARSNGNVKASEENQQQQPSLSRSSSRKAEQSPYRRNPLGEIDTNSQPHNRIQNRSKKETEEVIAKDSINGVNQKPKTDSKSCHKVIVSQVNGSKSSSTATATRGVVNIITSTTPLSNTEVVVVEHQKPHGLARSRSARHSRELDINPETLLNQSQTPSYTKMLLQDIQNFHQKNTNTNTNPVSLPACVTKACSIVEAVADLNSTTSSNFSCAFSEDRSNPPTHQSSRNEYSVPYSGNLKGTAEIRDPFVESEVAMDDDILEPSFHKYVTVRRGGPVVAAGGGDTDDQESSGSNSFVSSVQQHHRGISTASWEPNSADSTDSWTSRQNTKDGSGSSLQSKPGLDRDDNRRRTAERRRDSDSQRTGIGRGRLGNAGKVLHTIPVAATGST, via the exons ATGGGTGCTTGTTTGAGCAAAAAGAAGAAGACTTTACCTTCAGTGTCTTCTACCACTGTTCCTCCAGCTCCAGATCCCACCTCCTGCAATGGCTGCAAACCCATCATCCCAATGTCTCAGCCTCCTACCATCGATGTGAAACTCAAGACATGCAACGAAACAGGGGAAGGAAATGGTGAAGGGAAAGAGGAAAGGAGTGAGTACCCTGTGAAGAAGGAGGTTTTTGTGATTAAGCACAGGAAGAGCCATGATGGGAGAGACAAAAATGgagcttctcttcttcctccaccTCAAGAGGTGAATGGACTTGTCTTCTCTGCTGCTACTCCTActgtgtcttcttcttcttgtgaaATTTTGGAGTCTGGAGCTGTGGGTGAAAATTTGAAGGTGGGTTTGGTGAGAACTTCGAGCTGTACTAAAGAGGAAGTTGATGCCATTTTGATTCAGTGTGGAAGATTGAGTCGGAGTTCGTCTGCTAAGGGTAATGGAAGAAAGTACTCAGGttcaaagagaagctatgaTTTTGATCATGGTGACAGAGATGGTGTTAATTCTGGAAATTTTggtgatgaagatgaagatgggaGGAATCTAAATTCTGTTGAGGTTGATGACGATGGAACTCCGGTGGAGAAATGCCACCACCAAAGGCAGCGTCACCGTCAATCTCCGAGACGCTCTTCCTCTCAAGGAAGGAGGAGGACCCCAAGTAGGGAGAGAGATCAGAACCAACGATCCAGCAGCCGAGAGAGACGTGTCAGTAGGTCGCCTGGTCGACGGTCGGCGGAGCCCTCTGCATCGAATGGTTCGAATTATACTTCCAATGTCAATGGCAATGCCAATAACAGTGGTGTTCTCAATCGGCCTGCGAAAATGGTTTCGGTCCCGGCAACGGTCTCTCACATTGAAATGGACAAGAACAACAATGTCAATGGTGGTTGTGGTGGCAATGAATTGGCGACTGTGACCGCTGTTAAGAGGATCTCGGTTAAAAGAAACGTTGGCGAGGCGACGGCCATGGCGGGTTCAAGGGTTGCTTCATCACCTCGTTCACAGTCTCCTGCAAGAAGCAATGGAAATGTTAAAGCTTCGGAAGAAAATCAGCAGCAGCAGCCATCTCTCAGCCGCAGCTCATCAAGAAAAGCAGAACAATCTCCTTACAGAAGAAACCCATTGGGTGAGATTGATACTAATTCACAACCACACAACAGGATTCAAAACAGAAGCAAAAAGGAAACTGAAGAAGTAATCGCTAAAGACTCCATTAATGGGGTAAACCAG AAGCCAAAAACTGATTCCAAAAGTTGTCACAAAGTAATAGTTTCCCAAGTGAATGGCAGCAAATCTAGCAGCACTGCCACTGCTACCAGAGGCGTTGTGAATATTATCACCTCCACAACACCATTATCAAACACAGAGGTAGTTGTTGTAGAGCACCAGAAACCCCACGGATTGGCAAGGAGCAGATCAGCAAGGCATTCCAGAGAACTGGATATTAATCCAGAAACATTATTGAATCAGAGTCAAACACCATCTTACACCAAAATGTTGCTTCAAGACATTCAGAATTTCCATCAAAAGAATACCAATACCAATACCAACCCTGTTTCTCTTCCAGCTTGTGTAACCAAGGCATGTTCCATTGTTGAAGCAGTTGCTGATCTCAATTCCACTACAAGTTCAAATTTCTCCTGTGCTTTCTCTGAGGATAGAAGCAACCCACCAACACACCAATCCAGCAGAAATGAGTATAGTGTTCCTTACAGTGGCAATCTGAAGGGCACCGCCGAAATCAGAGACCCTTTTGTTGAATCAGAAGTTGCCATGGACGACGATATTCTGGAACCAAGCTTTCATAAATACGTAACAGTGAGACGGGGTGGCCCTGTGGTTGCTGCTGGAGGGGGAGATACAGATGATCAGGAATCCTCCGGTAGCAACAGTTTTGTGAGCAGTGTTCAACAGCATCATAGGGGCATTTCAACTGCCTCATGGGAACCCAACTCTGCTGATTCAACTGACTCCTGGACATCAAGACAGAACACAAAAGATGGCTCTGGTAGCAGTTTGCAATCAAAACCAGGGCTTGACAGAGACGATAACAGACGGCGAACTGCTGAAAGACGGAGAGACTCCGATTCGCAAAGAACTGGCATTGGCCGTGGTAGACTTGGCAATGCCGGTAAAGTTCTTCATACAATTCCTGTTGCAGCCACTGGTTCCACCTGA